One stretch of Xanthomonas sp. DAR 35659 DNA includes these proteins:
- a CDS encoding MobA/MobL family protein, with protein sequence MAIFHTSIKTFSRGKGQSAVAAAAYRGGLLLSDVVTGQQHDYRRRSGVVETFCLAPPDAPDWALVPDELWAVAEAAERRKDATVAREFELSLPHELSDEQRAHLAFAIAEALVDRYQFAIQASIHSPGTPDGLNHHVHLLASTRRIGLDGFGEKTRELDGGAFGKVQVQWIREMVAETTNAYLEAAGLTVTIDHRSLVEQARAASDRGNELQAMALSREPTKHLGKAATAMARKGMDSRLVAENDAIEAGNAENLDHLALDAGWKRRVVPTPASDGHARGGRTPSVRGLVPGLEIRGVSGMRLPQVLGRQHEATEVQRSVSLAERIVQALRDLQDIVCVRADLSTERIRAGLEWAQAELERAGETVPLRQWITKAVLQVRALQAAILGRALRLLSLGRAERLHHLAQHEWERFNTDYPMGTNDYSRPEWTQRRERRLSVLEQRSNELEKARLRGSAAALAEVDADILRKAVELEAMPMPSQFVLERLAMPSVAVDSPAPVFRPKRPTVH encoded by the coding sequence ATGGCCATCTTTCACACCTCAATCAAAACCTTTAGCCGAGGCAAAGGTCAATCCGCCGTCGCAGCAGCCGCCTACCGGGGCGGCTTGCTGCTGTCCGATGTCGTCACCGGACAACAACACGACTACCGCCGCCGGAGCGGGGTCGTTGAGACCTTCTGCCTCGCTCCCCCGGATGCCCCGGATTGGGCCTTGGTGCCCGATGAGCTCTGGGCTGTCGCGGAAGCCGCCGAGCGTCGCAAAGACGCCACAGTAGCTCGTGAGTTCGAACTGTCGTTGCCCCACGAGCTCTCGGACGAGCAGCGAGCCCATCTGGCGTTTGCCATCGCCGAGGCCTTGGTCGACCGATACCAGTTTGCTATCCAGGCGAGCATCCACTCCCCGGGAACGCCGGATGGGCTCAACCACCATGTCCACTTGCTGGCGAGCACTCGGCGTATTGGGCTGGATGGCTTTGGCGAGAAAACGCGGGAGCTGGACGGCGGTGCGTTCGGAAAAGTACAAGTCCAGTGGATCCGGGAAATGGTGGCCGAGACGACCAACGCATACCTTGAAGCCGCTGGCTTGACGGTCACGATTGACCACCGCAGCTTGGTGGAGCAGGCTCGGGCAGCCTCCGACCGCGGGAACGAACTCCAGGCCATGGCCCTGTCCAGAGAGCCCACCAAGCATCTAGGTAAGGCAGCGACTGCGATGGCCCGCAAGGGCATGGACAGCCGGTTGGTGGCAGAGAACGACGCCATCGAGGCAGGCAATGCTGAAAACTTAGACCATCTGGCTCTCGACGCCGGCTGGAAGCGCAGGGTGGTTCCAACGCCTGCATCCGACGGTCATGCTCGAGGAGGCCGAACGCCTTCCGTGCGAGGCTTGGTTCCTGGCCTGGAGATTCGAGGCGTGTCCGGGATGCGGCTGCCTCAGGTCCTGGGGCGCCAGCACGAAGCGACAGAGGTGCAGCGCTCAGTCAGTCTCGCCGAGCGGATTGTTCAGGCACTGCGCGACTTGCAGGATATTGTGTGCGTCAGGGCGGACCTGTCGACTGAGCGCATCCGTGCCGGCCTGGAATGGGCTCAGGCTGAACTGGAACGGGCAGGAGAGACCGTCCCATTGCGGCAATGGATCACCAAGGCGGTTCTTCAGGTTCGGGCATTGCAAGCCGCAATCCTCGGGCGCGCCTTGCGCTTGCTCTCGCTGGGGCGGGCCGAACGCCTGCATCACCTCGCACAGCACGAATGGGAGCGCTTCAACACCGACTATCCCATGGGGACCAATGACTACTCTCGCCCCGAGTGGACCCAGCGGCGGGAGCGCCGCCTGTCGGTGTTGGAGCAGCGGAGCAATGAGTTGGAGAAGGCTAGGCTTCGTGGGTCGGCTGCGGCACTAGCCGAGGTGGATGCGGATATTCTTCGCAAGGCGGTCGAGCTGGAAGCGATGCCGATGCCGTCACAGTTCGTTCTTGAGCGCCTTGCGATGCCGTCAGTTGCTGTGGACTCCCCTGCGCCAGTCTTCAGACCTAAGCGGCCAACCGTCCATTGA